AAGGAAGGCATCGCCGCCGAGGTCGTCAATCTGCGCACCCTCAGGCCGCTGGACACCGCGACCCTGGTGGCATCGGTCGCCAAGACCAACCGGTTGGTCTCGGTCGAGGAAGGCTGGGCCTACGCCGGCATCGGCGCCGAATTGGCGGCGATCATGATGGAGCAGGCCTTCGACCACCTGGACGCCCCGGTGCTGCGGGTGACGGGCGCCGACGTGCCCATGCCCTATGCCGCCAACCTGGAAAGGCTGGCCCTGCCCCAGGTCGCCGACATCGTGAAGGCGGCCAAGGCCGTCTGCTATCGCTGAACGAGGGGAAGACGCCCATGACCCGCATCGTCGCCAGCCCGCTCGCCCGCCGCCTCGCCAAGGAAGCGGGAATCGACCTGGCCACCGTCCCCGGCAGCGGCCCGCGCGGCCGCATCGTCCGGCGCGACCTGGACAAGGCCAAGGCAGCCCCGCCGACGCCTGTCGCGATCCCCAAGGCGGTACCGCCCCCGGCCCCGGTGCCCCCGGCCGCCGACTTCGGCACGCCCTTCACCGAACAGCCCAACAGCATGATGCGCAAGACCATCGCGCGCCGCCTGCTGGAAGCCAAGCAGACCATCCCCCACTTCTACCTGACCGTGGACTGCCGCATCGACCGGCTTTTGGACCTGCGCCAGCAGTTCAACGGCCGCGCCGGGGCCGACTACAAGCTGACGGTCAACGATTTCGTGGTGCGCGCCGTGGCGCTGGCCTTGAAGAAGGTCCCGAACGCCAACGCCACTTGGACCGAAGAAGCGGTGCGCCGCTACGACCGGGTCGACGTCTCGGTCGCCGTCGCCACCCCCAACGGCCTGATTACGCCTGTGATCCGCAATGCCGACGCCAAGGGTTTGGCCGCCCTTTCGGCCGAGATCAAGGCCCTGTCGGCGCGGGCCAAGGACGGCAAGCTGATGCCCGAGGACTACCAGGGCGGCGGCTTCACCATCTCCAACCTGGGGATGTACGGGGTGAAGGAGTTTTCGGCCATCGTCAACCCGCCCCAGTCCTGCATCCTTGCGGTGGGGGCGGGCGAGAAGCGGCCGGTGGTGGATGGCAACGCCCTCGCCATCGCCACGGTGATGACCTGCACGCTTTCCGTCGACCACCGTTCGGTGGACGGCGCCGTGGGAGCCGATTTCCTCGCCGCCTTCAAAGGGTTCGTCGAAGACCCCTTGTCCATGATGCTGTGAGGAATACTCAAGAGGCGGATGTTGACACCATGGTCCCGATGAACGATATGATGATCACGGATTTGGAGGCAATATGCCCAGGCCGTCGATGATCCGAGGATTGACCGAGACACCCTCTAGGCTCTTCTTTTTGCAGGGCTTCGTGATGGGGCTTGGTGCCATGGTCGTATTGCTTTCCAGCCCACGCTTCGTGCCTTCGCGTATCGAGGAAGGCGGATTCCGGGACGATTGGAAGGCAATCGGAAGCGATTTCCAATCGGCACTTCGGATCATCCATGAAAACGGCTCCTGAACGTTCCCACCCCTCGAAGACAGAGGCCGAGGCCAATGATTCGGCCATGGGGAACCTCCTCATGGACCCAGCCATACCTGGCGATCTCGAGTCGAAAATCGAGGAAGCTCTCGAGCCGATTGTCGGCAAGGAAAAGAGCGAACTTGTCTTAAAGCGGGTCGAGGCCGTTCTCGGGGCTGAGCTGTTTTCCGGCCCCCTTCCCCCTCCCACCTACCTGCGAGCATACGAAGACATCCAACCGGGTTTAGCCGACCGTATAGTCACGATGGCCGAGTTCGAGCAACAGGAGCGCAATCATAGGGCTACAGCGCGCCTGAATGCTGAAATCCGGTCCCATGGACAGGGCGTCATCATGGGGTTTGCTATTGCAATTACCCTGATCGGAGGCGCTATCTTCCTGGCGATGCACAATCAGGTGATCGTTGCCTGCTCTCTGGTTGGCGCAGCAGCGGTGGCGATGGTTCCTTCATTTGTCGGATCGGTTCGACACTTGCACAAGAAAGAGGCCACGGCGCCCAGTCCTTCCCCCGTTCCTCCGCAAGGCCAATCAAGAAAACGCCGATCCAACCGGAAAAAATAACCAGCGCCATCCGGAACAAGCCTCTAGCGAGAGGATTCCTTCATTGACCGACACCTCCTTCGACATCGTCATCATCGGCGGCGGGCCGGGCGGCTATGTGGCCGCCATCCGCGCCGCCCAGTTGGGCATGAAGACCGCCCTGGTGGAAAAGCAGCACCTGGGGGGCATCTGCCTCAACTGGGGCTGCATCCCCACCAAGGCCCTGCTGCGTTCGGCCGAAGTCTACGAGCACTTCAAGCACGCAGCCGCCTACGGCCTGTCCGCCGACGGTATCGGTTTCGATCTGAAGAAGATCGTCGAACGCTCGCGCGGGGTCGCCAAGCGGCTCAACATGGGCGTCGGCCACCTGCTGAAGAAGAACAAGGTGGCGGTCTTCACCGGCCACGCCCGCCTGGCCGGGACCGGCAAGGTGGCCGTGGAGGGCAGCCCTCCCCTTGCCGCCAGGCACATCCTGCTCGCCACCGGGGCGCGGGCCCGTGTCCTGCCGGGCCTGGAGCCGGACGGCCGGTTCGTCTGGACCTACAAGGAGGCCCTGGTCCCCGACAGCCTGCCCAAGTCCCTGCTGGTGGTGGGATCGGGCGCCATCGGCATCGAGTTCGCCAGCTTCTACAACAGCCTGGGCAGCAAGGTCACGGTGGTCGAGATGCTGCCCCAGGTGCTGCCGGCCGAAGACGAGGAAATCGCCGCCTTCGCCCGCAAGGCCCTGGAAAAGCAGGGTATGGTCATTCTCACCGGAGCCACGGTGAAGGAATTGAAAAAGGGCGCCCATACGGTCACCGCCATCATCGACCAGGGCGGCAAATCGGCCGAGATCGAGGTCGAACGAGTGATTTCCGCCGTCGGCATCGTCGGCAACGTGGAAGACATCGGCCTGGAAGGCACCCGCATCAAGGTGGAAAAGACCCATGTGGTCACCGACGAATGGTGCCGCACGGGCGAGCCCGGCGTCTATGCCATCGGCGACCTGGCGGGACCGCCCTGGCTGGCCCACAAGGCGAGCCATGAAGGAATCCTCTGCGTCGAGAAGATCGCCGGCATCGCCGGCCTGCACCCCATCGACCCCCGCCGCATTCCGGGCTGCACCTACTGCCGGCCCCAGATCGCCAGCGTCGGCCTGACCGAGAAGAAGGCCCGCGACCTGGGCCATGAGGTCCGCGTCGGCCGCTTCCCCTTCCAGGGCAACGGTAAGGCCATCGCCCTCGGCGAGCCGGAAGGCTTGGTCAAGACGGTGTTCGACGGCAAGACGGGCGAACTGCTGGGCGCCCACATGGTCGGGGCCGAGGTCACCGAGATGATCCAGGGCTTCGCCATCGCCCAAGCCCTGGAAACCACCGAAGCCGATCTGATGCACACCGTCTTCCCGCATCCGACGCTATCGGAGATGATGCACGAAAGTGTGCTCGACGCCTGGGGGCGCGCGGTTCACTTCTGAATGCGCATCGCGGTCGGGTGGCGGACGATTAACGATGGATTCACGGTCGCCTTCTATGATGCCCAGGTAAGAAACAAAACCAAGGCGTCCGAGAAAGATCCCTCGCCATGACCGACGACATCCGCACCACCTCCGCGCGCCAACCGCAAGGCGACAGCCCCCGCAACCGGGCCTCCGACGGTGCCTTCCCCACCCGCCTTCCCGGCCCGGCACGCCGGGTTTCCGTCGAAATGCTCTACTTCTTCGATCCCCCGGCCAAGGCCCGCTAAGCGCGGACTCGTCTCCGTCCCTCTTGCAAGCCGAACTTGCCCGCCCAATATGCAATTGCAATCGAGTTGCATGAGTCCTTCCCGCGCAAGGGGAGACGCGTGCCCCGGCGCGGGGCCGACCTGGGAGGCAAGGCCATGGTCGCCAAGGCTTTCGCGGGGGTCAGTTCCGCCCTTTTCCTTCTTCTCGTCCAGGCCGCCACCGCCGCCGAACCACGGCCCTGGCAGATGGGCCTGCAGGAACCGGCCTCGCCGGTCATGGCTCGGATCGCCGGCCTGCACGGCTTCCTGACCGCTATCGTCACCGTCATCGTGCTGTTCGTCATGGGACTGCTGGGCTGGGTGATCTGGCGCTACCGCGCCGGGCGCAACCCGGTGCCGTCGACGGTCACCCACAACAGCCGGCTGGAAATCGCCTGGACCGCCATTCCGGCGCTGATCCTGATCGCCATCGCCGGTCCGTCCCTCGACCTGCTCTACTATATGGACAAGACCAAGGGCGCCGACATGACCCTGAAGGTCACCGGCCACCAGTGGTACTGGTCCTATACCTATCCCGACCGGGGAGACGTCGCCTTCGACGCCTTCATGATCCAGCCCGACGATCTCCAGCCCGGCCAGAAGCGCCTGCTGGAAACCGACCGGCGGGTGGTGCTGCCGGTGCAGACCGACATCCGCGTCCTGCTGGCTTCCGACGACGTCATCCACAGCTGGGCCGTGCCGGCCCTTGGCATTAAGACCGACAGCGTGCCCGGCCGGCTCAACGAAACCTGGATGCGCATCGAACGGCCGGGGGTCTACTACGGCCAATGTTCGGAGCTGTGCGGCGTGCTGCACGGCTTCATGCCCATCGCCATCGAGGCGGTGCCCCGGCCGCAATTCGAGGCCTGGTTGGCCGAGAAGCGCGCCGAGGCGGTCCATCGCCGCCTGGCCGCCGCCGATTAGAGGGAGGTCCGCGCCATGGCTTTCGTCACCCGCTGGCTCTTTTCCACCAACCACAAGGACATCGGCACGATGTACCTGGCGTTCGCCATCCTGGCCGGCCTGATCGGCGGTGCCATGTCGGTGGTCGTCC
The Magnetospirillum sp. WYHS-4 genome window above contains:
- a CDS encoding DUF2335 domain-containing protein — its product is MKTAPERSHPSKTEAEANDSAMGNLLMDPAIPGDLESKIEEALEPIVGKEKSELVLKRVEAVLGAELFSGPLPPPTYLRAYEDIQPGLADRIVTMAEFEQQERNHRATARLNAEIRSHGQGVIMGFAIAITLIGGAIFLAMHNQVIVACSLVGAAAVAMVPSFVGSVRHLHKKEATAPSPSPVPPQGQSRKRRSNRKK
- the lpdA gene encoding dihydrolipoyl dehydrogenase, with amino-acid sequence MTDTSFDIVIIGGGPGGYVAAIRAAQLGMKTALVEKQHLGGICLNWGCIPTKALLRSAEVYEHFKHAAAYGLSADGIGFDLKKIVERSRGVAKRLNMGVGHLLKKNKVAVFTGHARLAGTGKVAVEGSPPLAARHILLATGARARVLPGLEPDGRFVWTYKEALVPDSLPKSLLVVGSGAIGIEFASFYNSLGSKVTVVEMLPQVLPAEDEEIAAFARKALEKQGMVILTGATVKELKKGAHTVTAIIDQGGKSAEIEVERVISAVGIVGNVEDIGLEGTRIKVEKTHVVTDEWCRTGEPGVYAIGDLAGPPWLAHKASHEGILCVEKIAGIAGLHPIDPRRIPGCTYCRPQIASVGLTEKKARDLGHEVRVGRFPFQGNGKAIALGEPEGLVKTVFDGKTGELLGAHMVGAEVTEMIQGFAIAQALETTEADLMHTVFPHPTLSEMMHESVLDAWGRAVHF
- the coxB gene encoding cytochrome c oxidase subunit II, with product MPRRGADLGGKAMVAKAFAGVSSALFLLLVQAATAAEPRPWQMGLQEPASPVMARIAGLHGFLTAIVTVIVLFVMGLLGWVIWRYRAGRNPVPSTVTHNSRLEIAWTAIPALILIAIAGPSLDLLYYMDKTKGADMTLKVTGHQWYWSYTYPDRGDVAFDAFMIQPDDLQPGQKRLLETDRRVVLPVQTDIRVLLASDDVIHSWAVPALGIKTDSVPGRLNETWMRIERPGVYYGQCSELCGVLHGFMPIAIEAVPRPQFEAWLAEKRAEAVHRRLAAAD